A region from the Elusimicrobiota bacterium genome encodes:
- a CDS encoding helix-turn-helix transcriptional regulator — protein sequence MKLWMDLGGLLADAAEAGAKQLTKQLKPRRRGSFLTRRPGAETPMWNACAALLREELKPYGSRARLARFLGIPKQRLSDFLRNGSRMPDAETLLRVLNWLAQKRAGRDIAL from the coding sequence TTGAAGTTGTGGATGGACTTGGGCGGGTTGCTGGCGGATGCGGCGGAGGCGGGGGCGAAGCAGCTGACCAAGCAACTGAAACCGCGGCGGCGCGGATCATTTCTCACGCGACGTCCGGGGGCGGAGACGCCCATGTGGAATGCGTGCGCGGCTTTGTTGCGCGAGGAGCTGAAACCCTACGGATCAAGGGCGCGACTGGCGCGTTTTCTGGGCATTCCCAAGCAGCGCCTCAGCGATTTTCTGAGGAACGGGAGCCGCATGCCGGATGCCGAGACCCTGCTGCGGGTTCTCAACTGGCTGGCGCAAAAACGGGCGGGCCGGGATATCGCACTGTAA
- a CDS encoding WD40 repeat domain-containing protein: MQLTKHWAAQLDDYVIDLGWSPVAGVGDPGSYTLAAAASSGPVSLFASADGARVDLPGHDDGANCLAWHPSQPLLATGGQDGKVKFWDTATAQHTSSAEVGGAWIEHLAWRPTASESQVSGLSPQVSSSILAAAAGRQLAFFRADGSALHAFPLAPKTISAIAWQPAGGCLASAYFGGVCLWDADDWVAQKEFAYANGIHALVWSPDNRWLVSGNQDPSVHLWLPEKNDEFHMSGYEGKVKELSFDHDSHWLATGGGKDACLWDCTGGGPEGREPTMLPHDAKVCAVAFQNAHGLLATASADGVVQIWSPERPKPLRATVKMPVPATKLAWSPDDRLLGVGSEKGVVYVLKCEG, translated from the coding sequence ATGCAACTCACCAAGCACTGGGCCGCGCAGCTCGACGACTACGTGATCGACCTCGGCTGGTCGCCTGTAGCCGGGGTCGGTGACCCCGGTTCCTACACCCTCGCCGCCGCCGCGTCCTCCGGCCCCGTCTCCCTCTTCGCATCCGCCGACGGCGCGCGCGTTGACCTCCCCGGCCACGACGACGGCGCCAACTGCCTCGCTTGGCACCCGTCGCAGCCCCTCCTCGCCACCGGCGGCCAAGACGGAAAGGTCAAGTTCTGGGACACCGCCACCGCCCAGCACACCTCCTCCGCCGAAGTCGGCGGCGCCTGGATCGAACACCTCGCGTGGCGACCAACGGCATCCGAGTCTCAGGTTTCAGGTCTCAGTCCTCAGGTTTCGTCCTCCATCCTCGCCGCCGCCGCCGGCCGCCAACTCGCATTCTTCCGCGCCGACGGCTCCGCGCTCCACGCCTTTCCCCTCGCGCCGAAAACCATCAGCGCCATCGCCTGGCAGCCCGCCGGCGGCTGCCTCGCCTCCGCGTATTTCGGCGGCGTGTGCCTCTGGGACGCCGACGACTGGGTCGCCCAAAAAGAATTCGCCTACGCCAACGGCATCCACGCCCTTGTCTGGTCGCCCGACAACCGCTGGCTCGTCTCCGGCAACCAGGACCCGAGCGTCCACCTCTGGCTCCCCGAAAAGAACGACGAGTTCCACATGAGCGGCTACGAAGGCAAGGTGAAGGAACTCTCCTTCGACCACGATTCACACTGGCTCGCCACCGGCGGCGGCAAGGACGCCTGCCTCTGGGACTGCACCGGCGGCGGCCCCGAAGGCCGCGAACCGACCATGCTCCCGCACGACGCCAAGGTCTGCGCCGTCGCCTTCCAAAACGCGCACGGACTCCTCGCCACCGCGAGCGCCGACGGCGTCGTCCAGATCTGGAGCCCCGAGCGCCCCAAGCCCCTCCGCGCCACCGTCAAAATGCCCGTCCCCGCGACGAAACTCGCCTGGTCCCCCGACGACCGCCTGCTCGGCGTCGGCAGCGAGAAGGGCGTCGTTTATGTCCTCAAGTGCGAAGGCTGA
- a CDS encoding GNAT family N-acetyltransferase, with the protein MSAQPPITIHHDKAQSRFSVETDGHLAHADYTLDGGRIIFTHTFVPPELRGRGLAEHLVRAALAHARLHKLRVVPACSYVASFIERHREFQDLIAQGTE; encoded by the coding sequence ATGTCCGCGCAACCACCCATCACCATCCACCACGACAAGGCGCAATCCCGCTTCTCCGTCGAGACCGACGGCCATCTCGCGCACGCCGACTACACGCTCGACGGCGGGCGCATCATCTTCACCCACACCTTCGTCCCGCCCGAGCTGCGCGGACGCGGACTCGCCGAGCACCTTGTGCGCGCCGCCCTCGCCCACGCCCGCCTGCACAAGCTCCGCGTCGTCCCCGCCTGTTCCTACGTCGCCTCCTTCATCGAGCGACACCGCGAGTTCCAAGACCTCATCGCCCAAGGCACAGAGTAA